The DNA sequence TTATCCGCACTAAATTTAGCTATTTGTTATGTTAAATAAGCCTTTTTTGAAAGCTAACTTGCCCGCATCGAGGTACAACAGTAAGGGACGCTTTGCTCTTACAATCAAGGAAATTTCCGTGGCAATCATAAGAAATCTGCAAATTGAGAATTTCCGGTCGGTCAGGTATGCGGAATGGTATCCGGAGCCGGGCCTGAACTGTTTGATCGGCCCGGGAGATTCTGGAAAATCGACCTTTCTTGATGCCATAGATTTGGTACTGGGGGCCAGAAGGACATACGCATTCAGTGATGCCGATTTCCATGACTCAAATACCGCCAATCCTATACAGATCATGGTTACCCTTGGCGCACTGGATGACGACCTCAAAAACCTTGAGACGAACGGGCGTTATTTGCGCGGTTTTAACGCGGCTACCCACCAGATCAACGATGAACCTTTGCCGACTGACGAGGTGGTGCTTACCCTTAAGCTGACGATATCTGAAGATCTTGATCCTGACTAGTGTCTGTATTCGATGCGAGCCGCTCAGGAAGGACTTGAAAAGCGGCTACAGTTGCGGCACCGTGAGCTACTTGCTCCCGCACGGTTGGGTGTTACCGGTCATCATCACCTGGCCTGGGGAAACCGTTCCATACTCAATAAATTCTCTGCTGAAACGCTAAATGTTACGACCACTCTAGCAGAACTCAGCAGGGGCGCACGCCAGGACTTTGCCGCCCAGCCTCTTCCCCAGTTGGAAGAACTGCTGACACAGGTTCAGACTATCGGCAATAATCTGGGCGTTCCGCTGGATCAGTTGAAAGCGATGCTGGACGTCAACGGAGTATCGCTTTCTAACGGCGCGATCAGCCTTCATACTCCCGATGGCATACCGCTTCGCATGCTCGGAACGGGGTCATCGCGCCTACTTATCAGCGGACTACAAAAGGCTGCTGGCCTGTCCGGCTTATTTCTGGTAGATGAGGTTGAGTATGGTCTTGAACCCTATCGTATCAGCCGACTTCTTCAGGTTCTGGGTTCTAAAGATGACCAGCCTTCCGGACAGGTCTTCATTACCACCCACTCACCTTTTGTTCTACGGGAACTGCAATCATCTCAGCTGAACGTGCTCCGAACGATCCCCGATATTCCGGCTCCGGCACAACCCACGCCCTCTCATGTCGTTTTACCCCTGGGGCAGTGGTGAAGATGAACAAGCCACGCTGCGAGCCTGTGCTGAAGCGTTTTTCAGCAAAGCGGTCATTGTCGGTGAAGGCAGAACCGAAGTTGGTCTCGTTCGGGGACTGGATTTGCTCTGGCTTTCCTTGGATGCTCCAGGCTTCCAGGACAGAGGGGTTTATACTACTGACGGTGACGGAGGGGGTAAATATTTCAGGCGGGCTTCGGTTTTTGCGCGCCTTGGTTATAACACGGCGCTGCTGAAAGATTCCGACATTCCTGATTTCGCCCACCAGCAGCAGACCCTTCTTTGCCAGCAGAGTGGTGTTACAGTATTTGAATGGGGCAATGGGTACTCGACGGAAGACGCACTCTTCGCCAGCTGTCCTCTGGAAGCTATTCCCGTAATTCTGAATCTGGCTGCACAAAATTTTGGAGAGCAGCAGGTTAATCAGCACATCCTTAATCATTCAGGCCAGCAGCATACCCTTCTGAGTTGTACTACTAACCCTGCCGATAATATGCGCCAACCTCTGGCGAACGCAGCGGGTAAATATAAGTGGTTTAAATCCATCAGTGCAGCTGAGCTACTGGGGCTACATGTTGTAGGCCCGCACTATGCGGCTTTTGGCGAAGAATTCAGGAAACAGATCAATTCGCTGTATGCCTGGGGACAGATTAACGGAGACCGCCGGTGACGGTGGAGGCCGTGCTGGGCGCACGCAGAGGAATGATTGTCGCTCCCGCCGGATGCGGGAAAACACATCTGATTGCGGACGTACTGCGAGTGAAACCCGCAAAACGTTATCTTGTTCTTACGCATACCACCGCTGGCGTCACAGCGCTGAAAAAACGCCTTACGTCCCTGGCCGTCCCGGGCACCCATTACGTAGTCACAACACTTGATGGATGGGCTGTCAGGTTGGCCACCAGCTTTCCGGAGCTCTGCCCGACAGACGTGCCGCCGGAAAACGGCTCCCTCTACTACAATTCTCTTCGCCAGCACATCCTTACGCTGCTGCGCGCAGGCAACATAACTGACATTATTCAGGCCTCTTACTCCCGCCTGCTGGTAGACGAATACCAGGACTGTAATACGGTGCAGCATGAACTTGTGTATGCCCTGGCTGAAATACTCCCTACGGTGACATTCGGCGATCCCATGCAGTGCATTTTCAGCTTTAGCGGCCCCATGCCTGACTGGGATAACCAGGTAATGAACTGCTTTCCTCCGCTGGATATGCTGCGGACGCCTTGGCGCTGGAACAATGCACGAACACCGGCACTGGGAGAGTGGCTACTCGCATGCCAGAGTGCCCTGCACAGCGGGCAGGCAATACAACTGGATTCCTGCCCGGCGCACGTTAATTTCCGCCAACTCACCGGCGTGGCTGCAAACGATCTGCAGATGCAACAGCAGGAGTTTTACCGACTGGTGCGTCAGAACGAGGCC is a window from the Candidatus Pantoea bituminis genome containing:
- a CDS encoding AAA family ATPase — its product is MRAAQEGLEKRLQLRHRELLAPARLGVTGHHHLAWGNRSILNKFSAETLNVTTTLAELSRGARQDFAAQPLPQLEELLTQVQTIGNNLGVPLDQLKAMLDVNGVSLSNGAISLHTPDGIPLRMLGTGSSRLLISGLQKAAGLSGLFLVDEVEYGLEPYRISRLLQVLGSKDDQPSGQVFITTHSPFVLRELQSSQLNVLRTIPDIPAPAQPTPSHVVLPLGQW
- a CDS encoding UvrD-helicase domain-containing protein; translated protein: MTVEAVLGARRGMIVAPAGCGKTHLIADVLRVKPAKRYLVLTHTTAGVTALKKRLTSLAVPGTHYVVTTLDGWAVRLATSFPELCPTDVPPENGSLYYNSLRQHILTLLRAGNITDIIQASYSRLLVDEYQDCNTVQHELVYALAEILPTVTFGDPMQCIFSFSGPMPDWDNQVMNCFPPLDMLRTPWRWNNARTPALGEWLLACQSALHSGQAIQLDSCPAHVNFRQLTGVAANDLQMQQQEFYRLVRQNEAGSVLILGIPGGPIQGTNLHCDSTAWMWLNP
- a CDS encoding ATP-dependent nuclease; its protein translation is MAIIRNLQIENFRSVRYAEWYPEPGLNCLIGPGDSGKSTFLDAIDLVLGARRTYAFSDADFHDSNTANPIQIMVTLGALDDDLKNLETNGRYLRGFNAATHQINDEPLPTDEVVLTLKLTISEDLDPD